From Drosophila suzukii chromosome 2R, CBGP_Dsuzu_IsoJpt1.0, whole genome shotgun sequence, a single genomic window includes:
- the LOC108017870 gene encoding chymotrypsin-like protease CTRL-1, whose amino-acid sequence MSARLSLVLLGMVLCHMGLSQLLDEKCHDETVTNKFYYQSDLGDTPWIASIYNNDEFICHGTLVHKLFVLTTASCIGNRRNIFVRLGEYDKACTPSYCNTVDQYGVATAIQHRDFDRYKGTNDILLLRLFGEVEYNAHIRPICIIFDDVVSSGTIARFRAFGWGGKSQELQTVDLYHKVDTDCQRNGIIRQHNQICVGTAYGGFCEGIPGGPLTADLYYGGKRLDVLFGIVRHGRHLCSSASVYTEVTAYQDWIYNNVRGAETKAVQVFNEECRTNWTEEVLVRLWEVSLIQNSFTGALVTNQFVVTVASAFLNNPSVIKVNTKLQQSLDVESIHQHPHFSYSPGSVKNNIALLKLTEKVSGSDAVKPICIVMNPKAPRTLSVLLNVNQEGFMGVRKENVVPVDNSLCSQKIGMIVGTNQFCVENRGVLKYQKPGSIVGTFQSVRGVNRYVLIGIITFYKNSLVVLTNVQNHAYWIMDTVNSLVI is encoded by the exons ATGTCTGCCCGGCTTTCGTTGGTTCTGCTCGGGATGGTGCTCTGCCACATGGGATTATCCCAGCTGTTGGATGAAAAGTGCCATGACGAGACGGTcacaaataaattttactatCAAAGTGATCTGGGTGACACTCCGTGGATCGCAAGCATATACAATAATGATGAATTTATTTGCCATGGGACGCTTGTTCACAAAC TCTTCGTCCTAACGACTGCGAGTTGCATAGGGAATAGAAGAAATAT ATTTGTACGTTTGGGAGAGTACGATAAGGCCTGCACTCCATCGTACTGCAATACCGTCGATCAGTACGGAGTTGCGACGGCTATTCAGCATCGCGATTTTGACCGCTACAAAGGCACAAACGATATACTTTTGCTTAGACTCTTCGGGGAAGTGGAATACAATG CCCATATCCGGCCAATCTGCATTATCTTCGATGACGTGGTTAGCTCAGGAACAATTGCAAGATTTAGAGCCTTCGGATGGGGTGGAAAAAGCCAAGAGCTGCAGACCGTAGATCTCTATCATAAGGTTGATACCGATTGCCAGAGAAATGGTATCATACGGCAACACAACCAGATCTGTGTGGGCACAGCATATGGAGGCTTCTGTGAGGGAATCCCTGGCGGTCCCCTGACGGCAGATTTATATTACGGCGGAAAAAGACTTGATGTACTATTTGGGATCGTGAGACATGGCAGACATTTATGCAGCTCGGCTAGCGTCTACACAGAGGTGACGGCCTACCAGGACTGGATATATAATAATGTGCGAGGTGCCGAAACCAAGGCGGTTCAGGTTTTCAACGAGGAGTGCAGAACCAATTGGACGGAGGAAGTTTTGGTTCGCCTTTGGGAGGTGTCTCTGATTCAGAATTCTTTCACTGGAGCGCTAGTAACAAACC aatttgTCGTGACAGTGGCCAGCGCTTTCCTTAACAATCCCTCTGTAAT AAAGGTAAACACCAAACTTCAGCAGAGTCTTGATGTGGAATCGATCCACCAGCACCCCCACTTTTCATATTCACCAGGATcagtaaaaaacaatattGCTTTGCTTAAACTAACTGAGAAAGTGTCAGGCTCAG ATGCGGTAAAACCGATCTGCATTGTCATGAACCCGAAGGCACCAAGGACTTTAAGTGTACTTTTGAATGTTAACCAGGAAGGTTTTATGGGTGTTCGTAAAGAAAATGTAGTCCCCGTCGATAATTCGCTTTGCAGCCAAAAGATAGGAATGATAGTTGGAACTAACCAATTTTGTGTCGAGAATCGGGGCGTTCTCAAGTATCAGAAACCTGGTTCAATAGTAGGTACATTTCAAAGTGTACGCGGTGTCAATAGGTACGTTCTTATCGGCATAATTACCTTTTATAAGAACAGCCTGGTCGTTCTTACAAATGTTCAAAATCACGCGTATTGGATAATGGATACAGTTAATAGTCTAGTCATTTAA